The Synechocystis sp. PCC 6714 genome includes the window AGCGCCATTGACCACTGGAATCAGGGTCCCGTCGGCTAGGATAGTCGCCCCATAAAGATAGGACGGAGCCGGTAACAGGGAGGAAAAAGGCTTAATTACCAGTTCCTGTTCCGTCACTAGACGATGGACCTCCAGGGCGTAGTACTGGTCCCCCAAGCGCAGAATGATTAGGGGCGGATGCCAGCCATCCGGTTGAGGGACAGTGGTCAGCAGTTTACTACCCTGCTGGGGAGTCAGGGGACAATGGTACGGCAACAATTGGTCCAGAGGGTAGATGGGGATGGTTAACTGTTGCCAATAAAGGAACTTTTGCCCACCACTGGTTTTGAGCTGGTCTGCCCTCGGCACCATTAACTCCGCCACACTATCAGAAGGAATGGCGATCGCCGTTAAGGCGGTATTATCCTGGCCCACTGAGCAGACTAACAGCTTGGCAATGGTGAGGGTCAGAGGTAAACGTAGGGAAAACACAGTACCCCGCCCAGGCCGGGAAGAAACCACCACGTTACCCTTGAGGGCTTGTAATTGTTGGCGCACCACATCCAGCCCAACGCCCCGACCGGAGAGTTCGCTCACCTGATCTGCGGTGGAAAAATTGGGCTCAAAAATTAAACTATGGACCTGTTCTGTGCTTAACCTTTGCCCCTGCTCCTGGGTGACTAGGCCCCGTTCCACGGCCCGTTGGAGAATTTTGTCGGGGTTTAGGCCGCCCCCATCGTCCCGCATTTCAATGACAGTCTGGTTGCCTTGGTGATAAGCATGGATTTCGATGGTGCCGGTTTCAGGCTTACCGGCGGCGAGGCGTTGTTCCCGGGACTCAATACCATGGTCAAAGGCGTTGCGGAGGAGGTGCAGGAGAGGATCGTAGAGTTTTTCGAGGGCTAAACGATCCACCAATACCGCTGTGCCCTGGAGCTTGATTTGCACCGGTTTGTTGAATTTACTGGCCATATCCCGGAGGAGGCGGGGAAAACGGTTGAGAATTTCCCCTAGGGGCAACATACGAGCCCACATGAGCTCATCCCGAAGGGAGAAGAGCATTTGCTTTTGGGCATCGACGGTTTGGTTGGAGGCCCGGGCAAAGAGGACAATGTCGTCCACGGTCTCTTCAAGTTGCATCATTTCCTCAAGAATTTCCTGCAACTGGGCTGAGAGGGAGCCATAGGAATCCATTTCCAGGGCATCGAAGGTGTCATTGAGCCAATCCGTCCGTTGGGGTCGGGGACGGAGTAGACCTTCGCCCTCGGGCAAAGCCACCAATTGATCTGCCAATTGCCTGAGTTTGAGGGTCATGGCTTGGAAATTGCCAAAACGGAGCAACAAAGAGCGCACAGCGCCCTGCAACTGTTGGTTTTGCAAAGAAAGGCTATTGCGGTTGATGGCCAGTTCCCCGACCCAATTATTCATCCGCTCCAGGCGTTGGAAGTCGACCCGGATGGAAAGGTTAGCGGGGTTTTTCTCCCTGGGCATACCCCGCCGTTCTGGTACTTGACGCACTGGGGGAATATCGGTGAGGACGGGGGCATCCGCTGTGGGTCCTGGGGCTGGCGGTTCTGGCAAGGATGGTAGGGTAGCAAAAGCTTCTTCCACAGCTTGGACTAGGGCCAGGGTTTCTGTGGTGGAGTCAGTTTCGGGCTCTGTGGTTATTATTGCTTGGGTGATGGCGCTGTCTGGAGTCAGCCCACCAAAAACTTCTTCTAGGGATGGGGTCGGGGGTTCTTCTGGAAGGGAGTCGAACCTCAGTTCCGCTGCCAGTTCACTTAACGGGTCTACTAAAGCTGGTTCTGGGGCATTAACTGGCTCCTCTGGTGCCAGGACCATGGGTTCCGTTGGACTGTCTTGCTCTTCATCGTCGTCACCAAAAAATAGCTCACTGAGCCGTTGGGGCCTGGGCACGGTGGACAATGGCACGGGGTTAGATGGGGCCTGACTTTGACTAGCCAAAGCCATAAGAGGGGCGGAGGGTTCCCCTCCCCGTTGGCGATCGCCGTTTTGGAGAACTTGCACGGAGCTATTTTGCCAATCCAGCAAAGCTTGGTCTGCAATGGCGGATAACTGCTGTGGGTTAAGGGCCAATGCCCGTTGTACGGTTTCACAAATGGCTTTAAAGCCAGGTAGATTGAGAATTTCCCCGAGTCCCAGAAAAATTTCCGCTTGGCTACCCAAAACCTGCTCCAACTCTTCCCGGTTTGCCTCCTGCTGGGCCCGGCGCACTGCTTCCATGCCCTGGGCAACATCCACTTCAAACACGGAGGCCACCACATCCACGCCCAAGTCTGCGGAGCTGGGCAAAAACTGTTCCCCCGCTACCAGATGCTCCCCTAGCTGGGCTTCCAGGTTGGTGATGGGCCCTAGGGCCGTTTGCCAGGCCGTTTCCGGGTCGTAGTAACCATGGTCGATTTGTTGCTCCAGGGGATTACGCAAACAGTCAAAGCCTTGCAGGAGTAAAGTTTCCAGGGTTTGGTCAATTACCACTTCTTCACTGTAGAGGGCTTTAAAAATGTCTTCGAGCCGATGGGCAATCTCCTTAATGGTTTCTAGCCCCACACTGGCAGCTCCCCCTTTGAGGGAATGGGCGGCCCGCATGATGCTGTGAACAACGGCGGCGGAACGGTCTTGGCCAATGGCCAACAGCCCCGTTTCCATTTCCTGTAGCAGGGTGGGTACTTCTTCGATAAAAAATTGGTAGCCTGGTTCTTCTAAATTGACCCTTTCTGGCCCCACTGTGGGCAGGCGATCACTGGCGGGAATAGCGGCCTCGGCTCCATTGAGGGGCTCCCCCAGCTCCGCTAAATCGAACTGGCTGAAGACATTATCCTCAGCACTGCTGATGACGGTGGGAATTTCCCCCAGCTCAGGAAATGCCATGGCCATCCATGGATCACTATTTTCCCCCAATGTCTCTTCGTCAAAACCACCAAATACAGTTTGCAACTCCAACTCTGCGGTTGTGCCTAATTCTACCCCGGCTGTTTCTACTCCGTTGACCAAAGCTATCAAGGCCGGACTGGGCTCTCCCCCCCGTTGGCGATCGCCATGGGCCAAGACCTGTTCACAACTGTGGTGCCAATCCGCTAGGGCCAATGGAGCTAATTGGGTTACCGCAATGGTAGGGGAATGCAAACCCTGGGTCACTAGGGCCGCAATTGCTTTGAAACCGGGGAGGTTCAAAATTTCTGCTAAACCAGCAAATACTTCTGTTTGGGCAGTGAGGGTTTGCCGCAGAGCCATTTCATCTCCCCCGGCTAGGGCAGCGCTAATTTCTGCTAGGCCCGTTTGAATATCCACTTCAAAAAGAGAAGAGACAATGTCCACCCCCAGGTCGGCGGAGCTGGGCAAAAACTGTTCCCCCGCCGCTAGATGTTCCCCCAGTTGAGCTTCGATTTGGCCAATGAGTGGTAATGCTTGCTCCAACACTTGGTGGTGGTCCAATTGCCCCGTGGCTATTTGGGTAGTGAGGGCACCTTTAAGGTAATCAAAGCTTTGCAGTAGTAGCCCTTCCATGGTTTCATCCACCACTACGGCTTCGTTGTAGAGGGCTTTGAAGATGTCTTCGAGACGGTGGGCTAGTTCTTGAATGGCGGGCAGTTGGACGCTGGCGGCTCCTCCTTTCAGGGAATGGGCCGCACGCATGATTGTGTGGACTTGGGGGGCGGTTCTACCTTGGCGCAGGCTGAGCAGGGTGGACTCAATTTCGGTGAGCAGTTCAGGGGCTTCTTCGATGAAAAATTGGTAGGCGTGGTCACGGATGTCGGAGTTGAGCATGGCAGGGGCGGGGCCAGGGGTTAGGGGAGGGACTGGAGGGCGACGGTGAGCTGTTGCCAGTGTTGTTGGGTGATTTCCAGGTGTTGGTTGTGGCTGGCAAGTTGTTGGTTACTGTGTTTAATGCTGGTGGTGAGCTCCCGGGCTTGGGATTGGATGGTGACAATCAGGGCTTCGATGGCGGCGGTGGCTTCAGCGGATTGGGCTGCCAGGCTGCGTACTTCGTCGGCAATGACGGAAAAGCCCCGGCCTTCTTCTCCGGCCCGGGCCGCCTCAATGGATGCTTTGAGGGCGAGGAGGTGGGTTTGGGCGGCAAATTGGCGGATGGAGTTGATGGAGTTGGCGATTTCTTGGGTGGAACTGTCTAGTTTTTGGAGTTGTTCGCCGGTGGCGGCCATGGTTTCCCGCACTTGGCCCATGGTTTGGAGGCTCTGCTGTTGCCCCTGGGTAATTTTTTCTTGCAGAAGGGCGTTGGTTTCGCCTTGGGGCTCGGTTTTGCTTTGGCTGGCAATGGTGGGCATAGGGCTTTTGGAGGTATTAGTTATCGGGGTTCGGTGTCTAGTTATGGGGGTCCCCATTGATGGTGCGGGGGGATTTATTTGACTTTGAACTGTTTCACCGTCTCCTGGAGGGATTGGGCTACGGCTAGCAATTCTTTAAAAGTGGCGGATACATTACTGGCTTCGGTGGAGTTTTTGTCAGCGATCTCCGCTACTTGGGCCATGGTTTGGGTAACGGATTGACTGGTTTGGGACTGTTCGATGGCGGCGGCGGTGATGGCTTCGACTAGTTCACTGATCTGAGCGCTGACGGCGGTGATTTGGTTCAAACTGCGGCGGGTTTCTTCCACTAGACGGGTGCCGGCCACCACCTGTTCTGTGCCCGCTTCCATGGCGTTGACCACTTCGTTAGTTTCCGCTTGGATGCTGGCCACTAGTTGGGAAATTTCCGCTGTGGCTTCGGCCGACTGGCGGGCGAGGGAGCGGACTTCGTCGGCTACTACGGCAAAGCCTCGACCTTCTTCTCCGGCATGGGCCGCTTCAATGGCGGCGTTTAGGGCTAGGAGGTTGGTTTGGTCGGCAAAGCTACCAATGAGGTTCACCACTTTGGAAATCTTTTGGGATGATTCCCCCAACCTTTTTACTTGTTTAGCGGTGGCGGCTACGGTTTCCCGAATAGCCAAAATACCGTCCACTGTGCGGTTCATGGCCTCTTCCCCCTGATCCACCGTTTGGGTAGCCCGTTGCACTGCAGATTCGGCTTGGGCGGCGTTTTCCGCCACCTCCTGGATGGATTGGTTCATCGCTTGGAGTCTTTCCAGGGCTCCGGCCACTTCTTCTGCCTGCTTGGTAGCCTGCTGGGCCATTTGCCGCACTGCCAACTCATTGGTGTCAGTGGTGTCGGAGAATTGGGTAGCGGCAATTTGTACCTGGGTAACGATGCGCCGCAGGTTTTCAATGGTGGCATTGTAGGAGTCGGCGATCGTGCCAATTTCGTCTTCAGTGACGTGGGCACGGATGGTCAAGTCACCCCGGCTGACGGGGTCTACTTCCATTAACAGTTCTAAGGCTCGCTTTTGCATTTTTTCGCGGATTTGCCGTTGCTCCACTTCTGCTATTTTTTGTTGGGCGAGGAGGTCAGAGCGCTCCAATGCTAGCCCCACCTGTACGGTGAGCTGGCCAAACAGGTCAATTTCGTTTTGGTGCCAGTCCCTGGGACCGGAGCATTGGTGGGCAATCAACAATCCCAATAAATTGCCTTTGTAGTTGATGGGGGCGACCAAGTTAGCTTTAACTTCAAAGGGTTTGAGCTGGCCGATGTGGCAGGGGGTAAGCCCGGCGTTGTAGATATCCCTGGTGGCTTGGATGCGGCCAGATTTGTATTTTTCCACATATCTGTCGGCAAAGCAGGGGTCCGCGATGGTTGCCCCCAGGGCTTTGGGGTAATCTTCCGCCACCGATTCGACAATGACTGTGCCCGCCCACCTTTCATCGAACCGATAGACGATTACACGGTCAGCTTTGAGGGCAAGGCGGATCTCCTGGGCCGCCACATCGAAGACCTGTTCACTGTTGATGGCGGCAGAGATTTTTAGGGTTAATTCTTTAAGAATTTGGGCTTGGTGGGCACTTTCATTGCGTTCTTGAATCAAGTTAGCCCGGTCCAGGGTGGTTTGCAGCTCCTCAGTCAATTGTTGTAGAAACTGTTTTTCCCTGGTTTCCCATTGGTGGGTCCTTTGGCAATGATGGGCCATGAGCAGACCCAGGGGGTAGCTATCTCGATAGAGGGGCACACTCAAGCTGGCTTTGACTTGGTGTTGTTGCAACCATTGCTGTTGACCTGGACCCAGGTTGGCGCTGGCGACATCGTTGAGGGCCACTATTTGACGAGGGAGTTCGGAGTCTATCCAAGGGTGGGCCTTGCTTTTGTCGATTAAACCCTGTACGCCAAAGTCCAGGGCTTGTACCACCATGGCATCCCGTTGGTAGCGAGGGTGATAGTAAAACACTAGGCGCTCGCAACCAAATAGCGCCCTGGCTTGGTCGAGGTTTTTTTGGATGACCCCTTGGATTTCATTGGTGTCGGAAAGGTTAGCCCGGGAAAGTTCTGTCAGTAATTCTGCTTGCTTGAGGGATAAATGCTGTTGCTGTCGCAGTTGCTGAATTTGGGCACTGAGGGCTTGGATGGTCTGATCGGCGATCGCCAGTTCGTCCCCAGTTATGGCAGGAGGTTGGTCTAGATTTTCTTGAGCATCTTTGGCCCTTAAGGCTAGGGCTGTCTGAGCTTTGGTATTTTCCCCCACTATCCAATAGGCCACCAGGGCTGCCCCCACCGCGGTGATCAGCAAACCAATCAGAATTTGGTCGCGGATTTGTTTGGTAGCGGATTCTTTGACCTGTTCTTCCGTTGGTGACACTGGCAAGTTGTCCACACTGCTAAGATTGAGCCCCCCAATCACCCCGGCGGGAATTAAGCCAATCAACAAAGCCAACAGCACCGCCTTATTACGGAGGGAAAGCCCCCCACTTTGGGCAGATATTTTGGTTGGGGAAGGTACTGAAACCGATAAAGGAGCAGAGTCTAGGTTTCGGGGATTGGTAATCGCCGTCAGGGGGGCCATGGGGGGTAACTCCACTTTGGGTAGGGATACTGGGGGGGTTAGTTCCGCCACCGATTGGGTCAGGGCCACCAGGGCATCGGTGTCAATGGTTTGACTAGGGTTAGTGGCGATGTCTTCCGCGGTGTCAGTCACTTCCATAGTTTCCTCGAGAGCCTGGGCCATCAAATCCGCCCCATCTATGCCCGGCTCTTCTGCCAAACTTTCCAGAGCCACCGGAGCCTGGACAAAATCGTCAACACCATTATTTTTTTCGCTAGACCATGGATCTAATGCACTAAATAAGGCATCTGCTTCTTCTCCTTGTTCCCCATTGGTCGCGAGGGAATCGGCGAAATTGCCATCTCCTGACACATCATTGTCAGTTTCTGGATCCTCTGCCAGTCCAGCAAAAAGAGTATCTTCACTCGGTTGGTTTCCTGGGTTGGCCACGGATTCGGCGGAGTCAGGGCGGCGATCGGACGAAGGAGTTTGAGTCATGGTGGAGATTTACTGGTCAGGCAGAATGGGGGTAAGGGAGAAGGGGCGCTATTCCTGCCAAAGTCCTAAAACTCTAGCCGAGGATTTTGCTGTTAAGGGCCATGGGGAAGGAAAATGGACGGAAAAAAACCATAGAGGTTAATGTTGGCCCACTATCGGTGATAGTCGACCAAAATTCCAGTCAAAGTTTAGAGAATTTAGACAGTGGTTAGCAAACGGACAAATCAATTAGTTTAATAAACTCAATAAAAATCAATAAAAGTTAATTCAGATTTGGCCTAGCTGTGGGCCGCAAGACGCTCTGTCACCGCCTGGCCATCCAGTACCACATGCATTGCCCCATCCTGGCTAACCCAAAAGCCCCGGACATAGGGAGCCAGTTCAGCATTAACACTGGCGGGGGGAGGGGATTGGATCCGATCGGTTTCGCACCAGGTAATATCCCCCACACTGGTAACCACTAGCCCCACCATTTGATTACGCTGATTCGGCGATCGCCGTCTTTGGCCCGGGTCGGAGTCAAAAGGCACGGCCCCATTCAAAATGATAACTCGATAGTTAGTGCGGGAGCCTAATTGGCGATTCCAGGGAGTCAGCCCCAAAAATGCGCCAAAATCAATCACCCAGAGCACCTCTCCACGCCAATTGTGTACCCCCATGGTCCAGGGAGGCATGTGGGGAATTGGGGTAATCTGCCCCAGGGGCACCGTGAGGATCTCCGTCAACTGGAACAGGGGCAAAATAAGATTGGTGTCCGGTTCCAGCGTAAATTGCAAAAACTGTTGGCGGGGGTTCTGGATGGTCCCCGGCATGGCATTGGAAGAAAAAGCGTCGGCGGACAAAACAATCACTCCTGGAGTTTGGAATTGGGGGCACCGGCAGTTTAAAAGCTTGGCCGCCCTCTATATTGGGGATTGCAAGCGGGCAACCCATGGAGGTCGAGAGGGGTAAATAATTGCCCAGAGTCGGCATTAAAATGCCGGCAAAGAATTCTAGACAAACTGTTTGATCACCGTGTTGAACTCTTCCTGGTCAATGGGCTTGGTGATGTAGGCGTCCGCCCCTTGGCGTTTGCCCCAAAATTTATCCATATCGGTGGCTTTGGTAGAACAAAGAATGACCGGAATGGTTTTAGTTTGGTCTTTGTCCTTCAGTTCCCGACAGATCTCGAAACCACTACGCCCCGGTAGAACAATGTCTAAAATGATCACGTCCGGCGTTACTTGGGCTAGTTTTTCCAAGGCTTCTTCCCCGCTGGTGGCAGTGGTGACATTGATGCCCAGTTTTTGACAAAAGTCACTGATGATTGAACGTTCTGTGGAGGAATCGTCAATAACAAGTGCGCTGCCCATAATGTTGCCTCAGTTCTTGATTAGTCGAAAATAAAGTGAACAGTAAACAGTTATAAATCCTAAACCAAATGGCAAAAGCCCTGGCCGGGAATATATTCAGGAAGACCCATGCCCTAGGCTGAAGCTATTCCACTGGCACCGATGCCTGGTCATGGAGATGTTTTTTAATCGTTTGTAAAACCATATCCGGGTTAACGGGCTTACTCAAGAAATCGGTGGAGCCGACCATTTTGGCCCGTACCCGATCAACAATGCCGTCATTACCAGTGAGGATAACGATGGGAGTGTTTTTAAAAATAGATAATTTACGCAACTGGCCGCAAATCTCGTAACCGTTGGCATTGGGCATAACCAGATCCAAGAAGATTAAATCCGGTTTCCGGGCCAACAAAATGGCGATCGCCCTCAGGGGATCATTGACCCCCACAAATTGGTAGTTAGCCGTGGTGAGAATTTTCTCCATGGTCTGACAAATCAGGGGACTGTCATCTACGCAGGCAATTAGGGGGCCACTGGGCACATCTGGCTGGGCCACCACCCCCTTCACCGGTGGAGCAATGGGAGGAGGTAAATCGGGGATCTTAATCAGCTCCACCAAGCCCAACTGGAGATAGGGTAACAGGGAAGTGGTAACGCTCAGCACGTCTCGTTTCATCCGCACCGACAAATCCCGCAGGGACTGATTACCGTCTAGTAACTGTTTCAGGGTTTGGAACACCTGGGGCGTCGTTCTTTGCCGTAACTGTTCCGCTTGACGAATAACTGGGGCGGCGTTGGGGGAACGATCGGCAATCTTTGCCCCTTGCCACTTACTCCACAATTGCTGAGACTCTGCGATCATCTGGTCGGCATCAATGAGCACTAGCCTGGTGGAAAGCAAATTATCCTGGCGCAGATCACAGGCCACCTCCATGGATTGGGTAATATCGAACAACACCTCCACCACCGTAGCTCGAATTAACCGAGCAGCCTGCTCCCTGGTCACTTTCTGTTGTTCCACCCAATGACAGAGCAGCTGATACTCCCAACAAATTTGTAAATCCTGGGGATCGATGCTAGCCAAATCAGTTTGGACAGATGCCAAATTGGCGGCAATTTGGGGCAGATAGGAGGCAATTTGCCTGCGCCAGCGACGCACGGTGTGGGCTCCCCCGGTGGCATACATAATCCGGCCCATGTAGAGGTAAAAAGACCACTGTTCCCCCGTGGCACTGGAAAGAATTACTTGTCCGCTAAAGCGGGGTTGCTTCAACCCATCGAAGAAGCTTGCCTGTCGGGAAGCCGTAAATTCCTGAATTGGAACCGAGTGGGAGGAGGGGTTGGAAGCTGTCATTTATCAAAAGGGGTGCAGGTCAACAGCGGGACAGAAGGATGCCATTTCTATAAGCTTGCCTTCAAAGGGGTGCCGATCGCCAAGGTACGCAAGAAAACTTCATCGACCTTGGTGAAGTCGACTCTGGCAGAAGCTTTTGTATTGTCCATTATCCCACAGTCTTAGGGGAGATCGCCAGCATTGCTCCCTGCCACCAAGGCTGTAAATGGGGTACAAACAAGAGACAATTACCAAGACAAACTTCTGATAACCACACCACATATGTCTCCAACTTCTCCCCGTCTGCATTATCAAGTGGCGATGGCGGTCCCCCAGACCCATTATTTTGAGATCACTCTAAAAATTCAAGGCTGGCAAAGAGAGTTGTTGGATCTTAAATTTCCTGTTTGGACACCGGGATCCTATTTGGTGCGGGAATATGAACGGCATTTGGAAGCTTTTCAAGTTGTTAATGCCACTAATCAACAGCAGTTGTCCTATCAAAAGTTAGGCAAAGCCCACTGGCAAATTGAGACCAAAAACGTAGAGAATATCACCGTTTCCTACCGGATTTATGCTGATGAATTGACGGTCAGAACTAACCATTTAGACCATAGCCATGGTTTTTTCACTGGGGCGGCTTTATTTTTTTATCTGCCGAGTTTTGAAAATATTCCCCTCACGTTAACGGTGATTCCCCCTAAACAAAATTGGGCGATCGCCACGGCTTTACCCTGTAAGGAAACGGATTTAAACACCGGAGCAAAAACTTTCTTCGCTAAGGATTTTGATACATTGGTGGACAGTCCCGTGGAAGTGGGTTTACATAGGGACTACGCTTTTACCGCCGGGGGGAAGGGGCATCATTTTATCGTTTGGGGTGAAAGTAATCTAAACGGGGAGCAATTGGTCAAAGATACGGAGAAAATTATCGCCGTCGAAGCAGAACTATTCGGGAATTTACCCTACGACCATTACTGGTTCATTCTCCACACTGCCAACCAGGGCTATGGAGGCTTAGAACATAAAGATTCCTGTGTATTGAATTACGACCGCTTTGGCTTTCGAGATCCGGAAAAATATCAGCGTTTTTTACAATTAGTAGCCCACGAATTTTTCCATCTTTGGAACATTAAGCGCATTCGTCCCATCGCTCTGGAAAAGTTTGACTATGACCAGGAAAATTACACTCCTTCCCTCTGGTTTTCTGAAGGTACCACCAGTTACTACGACTTACTAATTCCCCTGCGGGCCGGTCTTTATGATCGCCAGACGTATTTAAAAAATTTAGGCAAGGAAATCACCCGCTATCTCACCACCCCAGGGCGTTTGGTACAACCTTTGGCGGAATCCAGTTTTGATGCTTGGATTAAGCTCTACCGGAGGGATGCCAACAGCGACAATAGTCAAATGTCCTATTACCTCAAGGGGGAATTGGTGACATTAATGCTGGATTTACTGATTCGGGAACGGCATCAAAATCAGCGTTCCTTTGATGATGTTTTGCGAGTAATGTGGCAGAAATTTGGGCGGGAAGAAATTGGTTTTAGTCCCGAACAATTGGAACAAATAATTAGTGATGTGGCAGAAACGGATTTAACAGATTTTTTCCATACTTATCTCCACACTACGGCGGAGCTACCGTTAAATGAATATCTCCAACCCTTTGGCTTAAAAATTAATCCCGTCAAGGAAGATCTGTCTCCCTATTTGGGTATCAAAGTTAAATCGGAAGCGGGACAGGAAAAAATTACTTTTGTGGCCGCCTATTCCCCCGCCGCTCTGGCTGGCATTAGTGCCCAGGATCTGTTGCTGGCGATCAATGGGGTGCGGGTCACCGCCGAACAGCTTCCCCTGCGGCTGAAAGACTACCAAGCCAATGATATGATTCAGTTAACGGTGT containing:
- a CDS encoding M61 family metallopeptidase, with protein sequence MSPTSPRLHYQVAMAVPQTHYFEITLKIQGWQRELLDLKFPVWTPGSYLVREYERHLEAFQVVNATNQQQLSYQKLGKAHWQIETKNVENITVSYRIYADELTVRTNHLDHSHGFFTGAALFFYLPSFENIPLTLTVIPPKQNWAIATALPCKETDLNTGAKTFFAKDFDTLVDSPVEVGLHRDYAFTAGGKGHHFIVWGESNLNGEQLVKDTEKIIAVEAELFGNLPYDHYWFILHTANQGYGGLEHKDSCVLNYDRFGFRDPEKYQRFLQLVAHEFFHLWNIKRIRPIALEKFDYDQENYTPSLWFSEGTTSYYDLLIPLRAGLYDRQTYLKNLGKEITRYLTTPGRLVQPLAESSFDAWIKLYRRDANSDNSQMSYYLKGELVTLMLDLLIRERHQNQRSFDDVLRVMWQKFGREEIGFSPEQLEQIISDVAETDLTDFFHTYLHTTAELPLNEYLQPFGLKINPVKEDLSPYLGIKVKSEAGQEKITFVAAYSPAALAGISAQDLLLAINGVRVTAEQLPLRLKDYQANDMIQLTVFHQDLLRTVDVVLTSSQASRYEVVPIADPSDSQLQNLAGWLGNS